Proteins encoded together in one Sylvia atricapilla isolate bSylAtr1 chromosome 2, bSylAtr1.pri, whole genome shotgun sequence window:
- the NMS gene encoding neuromedin-S isoform X2, with amino-acid sequence MPSPPPALPWLLAACCLCALPRGSGFPQPFSRHRDGVELPPNEQLALCFSEWMEMSDQPQISSTVLDLCYSIFNNMHKNEESQIASAKFTKKPRNGRTIEGSEYHGM; translated from the exons ATGCCCTCGCCGCCGCCcgccctgccctggctgctggccgCCTGCTGCCTCTGCGCCCTCCCGCGGGGCTCAG GGTTCCCGCAGCCTTTCTCGCGCCACCGGGACGGTGTGGAGCTGCCCCCAAACGAG caaCTGGCGCTGTGTTTCAGTGAGTGGATGGAGATGTCCGATCAACCCCAG ATCTCCAGCACTGTTTTGGATCTCTGTTATTCCATATTCAACAACATGCATAAAAATGAG GAATCACAGATTGCTTCTGCAAAGTTTACAAAGAAG CCTCGAAATGGAAGAACTATTGAAGGCAGTG AATACCATGGAATGTGA
- the NMS gene encoding neuromedin-S isoform X1, with protein sequence MPSPPPALPWLLAACCLCALPRGSGFPQPFSRHRDGVELPPNEQLALCFSEWMEMSDQPQISSTVLDLCYSIFNNMHKNEESQIASAKFTKKDSHGTLGRPFFLFRPRNGRTIEGSEYHGM encoded by the exons ATGCCCTCGCCGCCGCCcgccctgccctggctgctggccgCCTGCTGCCTCTGCGCCCTCCCGCGGGGCTCAG GGTTCCCGCAGCCTTTCTCGCGCCACCGGGACGGTGTGGAGCTGCCCCCAAACGAG caaCTGGCGCTGTGTTTCAGTGAGTGGATGGAGATGTCCGATCAACCCCAG ATCTCCAGCACTGTTTTGGATCTCTGTTATTCCATATTCAACAACATGCATAAAAATGAG GAATCACAGATTGCTTCTGCAAAGTTTACAAAGAAG GACAGTCATGGAACTCTGGGGCggcctttcttccttttcagg CCTCGAAATGGAAGAACTATTGAAGGCAGTG AATACCATGGAATGTGA